One genomic window of Myxococcus virescens includes the following:
- a CDS encoding hydroxymethylglutaryl-CoA reductase, degradative yields MSDTVTSRLPGFHKLPMEERHAHLSRMFRLTPEDLQQLLGSEALQPVLANQMIENAVGTFCLPLGLGLNLQVNGRDYLVPMAVEEPSVVAAVSFAAKIVREAGGFLGEADPSLMIGQVQVSRYGDPTVATERILAHKEQILALANSFHPAMVARGGGAKDVEVRVLPAPEGPRGEPLLIVHLIIDAQEAMGANLINTMAEGVAPLIEQVTGGKVYLRILSNLADRRLARAMCRIPIPLLADFEMPAEEIAEGIAQASRFAEADPYRAATHNKGVMNGIDSVAIATGQDWRAIEAGAHAFACRNGQYRPLSTWYLEEGHLVGRIELPMALGTVGGPIKIHPGVQMALKLMQTTSVRELAMVFAAVGLAQNFAALRALGSVGIQKGHMAMHARCVAVTAGARGDWVEKIANLLVKAGHVKVEKARELLASLPAEDAAAATGTTV; encoded by the coding sequence ATGTCTGACACCGTGACGTCCCGGCTTCCCGGGTTCCACAAGCTGCCGATGGAGGAGCGCCACGCGCACCTCTCCCGCATGTTCCGGCTCACGCCCGAGGACCTGCAGCAGCTGCTGGGCTCGGAGGCGCTCCAGCCTGTCCTGGCGAACCAGATGATTGAGAACGCGGTGGGGACGTTCTGCCTGCCGTTGGGCCTGGGCCTCAACCTTCAGGTCAACGGACGTGACTACCTGGTGCCCATGGCGGTGGAGGAGCCGTCCGTCGTGGCGGCGGTGTCCTTCGCGGCGAAGATTGTCCGAGAGGCGGGCGGCTTCCTGGGTGAGGCCGACCCGTCGCTGATGATTGGCCAGGTGCAGGTGTCGCGCTACGGCGACCCGACGGTGGCCACCGAGCGCATCCTGGCGCACAAGGAGCAGATTCTCGCGCTGGCCAACAGCTTCCACCCGGCCATGGTGGCGCGTGGCGGCGGGGCGAAGGACGTGGAGGTTCGCGTGCTGCCGGCCCCGGAAGGGCCGCGCGGCGAGCCGTTGCTCATCGTCCACCTCATCATCGACGCCCAGGAGGCGATGGGGGCCAACCTCATCAACACCATGGCGGAGGGCGTGGCGCCGCTCATCGAGCAGGTGACGGGCGGCAAGGTGTACCTGCGCATCCTCTCCAACCTGGCGGACCGCCGGCTGGCGCGCGCCATGTGCCGCATCCCCATCCCGCTGCTGGCGGACTTCGAGATGCCGGCCGAGGAGATTGCCGAGGGCATCGCCCAGGCCAGCCGCTTCGCGGAGGCGGACCCGTACCGTGCGGCCACGCACAACAAGGGCGTGATGAATGGCATTGACTCGGTGGCCATCGCCACGGGGCAGGACTGGCGCGCCATTGAAGCGGGCGCGCACGCGTTCGCCTGTCGCAACGGGCAGTACCGGCCGCTGTCCACCTGGTACCTGGAAGAGGGCCACCTGGTGGGCCGCATCGAGCTGCCCATGGCGCTGGGGACGGTGGGCGGGCCCATCAAAATCCACCCGGGCGTGCAGATGGCGCTCAAGCTGATGCAGACGACGTCGGTGCGAGAGCTCGCCATGGTGTTCGCGGCGGTGGGGCTGGCGCAGAACTTCGCGGCGCTCCGGGCGCTGGGCAGCGTGGGCATCCAGAAGGGCCACATGGCGATGCACGCGCGCTGCGTGGCGGTGACGGCGGGCGCGCGGGGCGACTGGGTGGAGAAGATTGCCAACCTGCTGGTGAAGGCGGGCCACGTGAAGGTGGAGAAGGCCCGCGAGTTGCTGGCCAGCCTTCCCGCCGAGGATGCCGCGGCCGCGACCGGCACCACGGTTTGA
- the fni gene encoding type 2 isopentenyl-diphosphate Delta-isomerase — MGDDITARRKDAHLDLCAMGDVEPTGNSTLLECVKLVHCAMPEMSVEDVDLSTAFLGKRLRYPLLVTGMTGGTERAGAVNRDLALLAERHGLAFGVGSQRAMSEDASRAASFQVRQVAPTVALLGNIGMFQAIGLGVEGTRRLVDGIGADGLALHLNAGQELTQPEGDRDFQGGYRVVELLVKAFGDRLLVKETGCGIGPDVARRLVDLGVRNIDVSGLGGTSWVRVEQLRASRVQAQLGAEFSAWGIPTAAALASVRRAVGPDVHLVASGGLRTGLDAAKVLALGANLAGVALPLFRAQQAGGVEAAEAALEVILASLRQALVLTGSRSCAELRQRPRVVTGELKDWFAAL; from the coding sequence ATGGGCGACGACATCACAGCCAGACGCAAGGACGCGCACCTCGACCTTTGCGCCATGGGTGACGTCGAACCCACCGGTAACAGCACCCTGCTGGAGTGCGTGAAGCTGGTTCACTGCGCGATGCCGGAGATGTCCGTGGAGGACGTGGACCTGTCCACGGCGTTCCTGGGCAAGCGGCTGCGCTACCCGCTGCTCGTCACCGGGATGACGGGTGGGACGGAGCGTGCGGGGGCGGTGAATCGCGACCTGGCGTTGCTCGCCGAGCGCCACGGCCTGGCCTTCGGTGTGGGCAGCCAGCGCGCCATGTCGGAGGATGCCTCGCGGGCCGCGTCCTTCCAGGTGCGGCAGGTGGCGCCCACGGTGGCGCTCCTGGGCAACATCGGCATGTTCCAGGCCATTGGGCTGGGCGTGGAGGGGACGCGCCGGCTGGTGGACGGCATTGGCGCGGACGGGCTGGCGCTGCACCTCAACGCGGGCCAGGAGCTGACGCAGCCCGAAGGCGACCGGGACTTCCAGGGCGGCTACCGCGTGGTGGAGCTGCTGGTGAAGGCCTTTGGCGACCGGCTGCTGGTGAAGGAGACGGGTTGCGGCATTGGCCCGGACGTCGCGCGGAGGCTGGTGGACCTGGGCGTGCGGAACATCGACGTGTCCGGCCTGGGCGGGACGTCCTGGGTGCGCGTGGAACAGCTTCGCGCGTCGCGCGTACAGGCGCAGCTGGGGGCGGAGTTCAGCGCGTGGGGCATTCCCACGGCGGCGGCGTTGGCCTCCGTGCGTCGGGCCGTGGGCCCGGACGTCCACCTGGTGGCGAGCGGTGGCCTGCGCACGGGGCTGGACGCGGCCAAGGTGTTGGCGCTGGGGGCGAACCTGGCCGGCGTGGCGCTGCCATTGTTCCGCGCGCAGCAGGCGGGCGGCGTGGAGGCGGCGGAGGCGGCGCTGGAGGTCATCCTGGCGAGCCTGCGGCAGGCGCTTGTGCTGACGGGAAGCAGAAGCTGCGCTGAATTGAGACAGCGGCCCCGGGTGGTCACCGGAGAGTTGAAGGATTGGTTTGCGGCGCTGTAG
- a CDS encoding RDD family protein, which yields MSTILRAPCLRERRHGAPLAQGRDIAPRTQPPIACKAQCLHAAPELATRRARLAASLVDGAALVLPSLFLGVLRCRALPGEPAMKAPVVYVPALLALLVQASLIRGTGASLGKRLLGIQVVRSAGCPAGVWRMALLRNALPVVLFGYCGWFGLVDALFVVGEDRRCLHDWVADTRVVNARRAPRSLALMSA from the coding sequence ATAAGCACCATCCTCCGGGCGCCGTGTCTGCGTGAGCGTCGACACGGCGCCCCTCTTGCCCAGGGGCGTGACATCGCTCCACGAACTCAGCCGCCCATTGCCTGCAAGGCTCAGTGCCTTCACGCAGCTCCGGAGCTGGCGACGCGCAGGGCCCGGCTCGCGGCAAGCCTTGTCGATGGCGCCGCGCTCGTGCTTCCGTCCCTGTTCCTGGGCGTCCTCCGGTGCCGGGCGCTGCCGGGCGAGCCGGCGATGAAGGCTCCAGTTGTCTACGTCCCGGCGCTCCTCGCGTTGCTCGTTCAGGCGAGCCTGATTCGCGGCACTGGGGCGAGCCTCGGCAAGAGGCTCTTGGGAATTCAAGTCGTCCGGAGCGCCGGTTGTCCGGCTGGGGTGTGGCGCATGGCCCTGCTGAGGAACGCGCTCCCGGTTGTGCTCTTCGGCTACTGCGGCTGGTTCGGCCTCGTGGACGCCCTCTTCGTCGTTGGAGAGGACCGGCGGTGTCTCCACGACTGGGTGGCCGACACTCGTGTCGTGAATGCCCGTCGAGCTCCGCGCTCACTCGCGTTGATGTCCGCATGA
- a CDS encoding zinc-dependent metalloprotease, with protein sequence MFGCAGQPDETQEIVDNLAEAGFPADDIMVVDGKVYVGRDAEVSLAASREMLARDHSTEEQYHTTNLISSAVTKICINGSTFTGNFSTALDLAIQNYDELPLSFAMARTPSTGCSFTINAVIQPGVVGGSAGFPSGGLPYGTINIGGGLSSYSVDVIEHVITHEIGHTIGLRHTDYYNRSISCGSGGNEGDAGVGAIHIPGTPTTATVGGSLMNSCFRSVETGEFTSGDLSALTYLYAALPPRPDKGPWYNPARSGNGLDIQHLASDQIHVTWYTYTAAGVPIWYQAYLVAEAGEWRGDLLQTSWTGSSATFSVVGTLRITYSSGLWRFYWKLGSLSGNEPIQFLAFGGGSTVMNLNGLWYNGAEPGWGGSFNTQGNTHVLNLTVYQGSNPVWLQGVVNSASTSLVFPMTYVTGTNLCPGCTGPTSTSGTAAGTFTVNGSAGTPGGMAASSAVSFPGGTWNRPSFTLNRLTGP encoded by the coding sequence ATGTTCGGATGTGCTGGACAACCCGATGAGACGCAGGAGATTGTCGACAATCTGGCCGAGGCCGGGTTTCCGGCCGATGACATCATGGTCGTCGACGGGAAGGTGTACGTCGGGCGAGACGCCGAGGTCTCGCTGGCCGCATCGCGCGAGATGCTCGCGCGGGACCACAGCACCGAGGAGCAGTACCACACGACGAACCTCATCAGCTCGGCGGTGACGAAGATCTGCATCAACGGCTCGACGTTCACCGGCAACTTCAGCACGGCACTCGATCTGGCCATCCAGAACTACGACGAGTTGCCGCTGTCCTTCGCCATGGCGCGCACGCCGAGCACCGGCTGCAGCTTCACCATCAACGCGGTCATCCAGCCGGGTGTCGTTGGAGGCTCGGCGGGATTCCCCTCGGGCGGGCTGCCGTACGGCACCATCAACATCGGCGGCGGGCTTTCCTCTTACAGCGTCGACGTCATCGAGCACGTCATCACGCACGAGATTGGCCACACCATCGGCTTGCGCCACACGGACTACTACAACCGCAGCATCAGCTGCGGCAGTGGCGGCAACGAAGGTGACGCGGGCGTCGGGGCCATCCACATCCCGGGCACGCCGACGACGGCGACCGTCGGCGGCTCGCTCATGAACTCCTGCTTCCGCTCGGTCGAAACGGGGGAGTTCACCTCCGGCGACCTCAGCGCGCTGACCTACCTGTATGCGGCGCTCCCGCCCCGCCCGGACAAGGGCCCTTGGTACAACCCGGCGCGTTCTGGCAACGGCCTGGACATCCAGCACCTCGCCTCCGACCAGATCCACGTCACTTGGTACACGTACACGGCCGCGGGCGTGCCCATCTGGTACCAGGCCTACCTCGTCGCGGAGGCCGGCGAGTGGCGGGGCGATCTGCTGCAGACCTCCTGGACGGGCTCCTCCGCGACGTTTTCCGTGGTGGGCACCCTGCGCATCACCTATAGCAGCGGCCTGTGGCGCTTCTACTGGAAGCTGGGCTCGCTCTCCGGCAACGAGCCCATCCAATTCCTGGCCTTCGGTGGCGGCAGCACCGTGATGAACCTGAATGGCCTCTGGTACAACGGCGCGGAGCCCGGCTGGGGCGGCAGCTTCAATACACAGGGCAACACCCACGTTCTCAACCTGACCGTCTATCAGGGCAGCAATCCGGTGTGGCTGCAGGGCGTGGTGAACAGCGCCTCCACGTCGCTCGTGTTCCCAATGACGTACGTCACCGGGACGAATCTCTGTCCGGGTTGCACTGGACCAACGTCGACCTCGGGGACGGCCGCGGGCACCTTCACCGTCAATGGCTCGGCGGGCACTCCAGGTGGCATGGCTGCCTCCTCCGCAGTGAGCTTCCCCGGCGGGACGTGGAACCGGCCCTCCTTCACGCTTAACCGCCTGACGGGACCATAA
- a CDS encoding acyltransferase family protein codes for MLRCLAILIVVLFHYPRPDGHEAYRMLANFGWTGVELFFVLSGFLIGSQLLEPASRGEAPSLKRFYLRRSLRILPPYLIVVALYLFIPAWSERPVETPAWRFLTFTQNFGLRLNGFSHAWSLCVEEHFYLVLPLTVLALRGRVRAPHLLAGAVGLMVAGMLLRGGLWQRHFSLLGPGDAGWRGYDTLLYYPTYARLDGLTCGVLLAALRVFRPAAWERWTRGARAGGLALVGLVCLGGVFWMNEEHFRNLAHTMLAFPMTSLGYAALLMAMAGPTASRVCARIPGARTFAVLSFTVYLTHKAVQHGVRVSLEPYGMDAFHPVTLLGGAVAVLLASLALHHGVERPSLKWRSRLETRLVPEPSPQPAALVDTSTMAR; via the coding sequence CTGCTCCGGTGCCTGGCCATCCTCATCGTCGTCCTCTTCCACTACCCGCGCCCCGACGGCCACGAGGCCTATCGGATGCTCGCCAACTTCGGATGGACGGGTGTGGAGCTGTTCTTCGTGCTGAGCGGCTTCCTCATCGGCTCGCAGCTCCTGGAGCCAGCGTCCCGGGGCGAGGCACCATCTCTAAAGCGCTTCTACCTGCGGCGCTCGTTGCGCATCCTGCCCCCCTATCTCATCGTGGTGGCCCTGTACCTCTTCATTCCCGCGTGGAGTGAACGCCCCGTGGAGACGCCCGCGTGGCGCTTCCTCACCTTCACGCAGAACTTCGGCCTGCGCCTGAACGGCTTCTCCCACGCGTGGTCGTTGTGCGTGGAGGAACACTTCTACCTGGTGCTGCCCCTCACCGTGCTCGCGCTGCGCGGGCGCGTCCGGGCACCGCACCTCCTCGCGGGCGCGGTGGGGTTGATGGTGGCCGGCATGCTCCTGCGGGGCGGCCTGTGGCAGCGCCACTTCTCGCTGCTCGGGCCGGGTGACGCAGGGTGGCGCGGTTACGACACGCTCCTGTACTACCCGACGTACGCGCGGCTCGACGGGCTGACGTGCGGCGTATTGCTCGCGGCGCTGCGCGTCTTCCGACCCGCGGCATGGGAGCGCTGGACACGAGGAGCCCGCGCCGGAGGCCTGGCGTTGGTGGGACTCGTGTGCCTGGGCGGAGTGTTTTGGATGAACGAAGAACACTTTCGGAACCTGGCCCACACGATGCTCGCGTTCCCCATGACGTCGTTAGGCTACGCGGCGCTGCTCATGGCCATGGCGGGCCCCACCGCCTCGCGCGTGTGCGCCCGCATCCCCGGCGCAAGAACCTTCGCGGTGCTGAGCTTCACCGTCTACCTCACCCACAAAGCCGTGCAGCACGGAGTCCGCGTCTCACTGGAGCCCTATGGCATGGACGCATTCCACCCCGTCACGCTGTTGGGGGGCGCAGTGGCGGTGCTGCTCGCGTCGCTCGCTCTGCACCACGGCGTGGAACGGCCCTCGTTGAAGTGGCGCTCGCGGCTGGAGACGCGGCTCGTCCCCGAGCCTTCGCCCCAACCCGCCGCCCTGGTGGACACCAGCACCATGGCGCGCTAG
- a CDS encoding YetF domain-containing protein, giving the protein MAALLKSRPVALIRDGQINQHALCREFMNREELMAELRMHRVTDVKEVAAPTLSRAG; this is encoded by the coding sequence GTGGCCGCGCTGCTCAAGTCCCGGCCCGTGGCGCTGATTCGTGACGGGCAGATAAATCAGCATGCTCTGTGTCGTGAGTTCATGAATCGTGAGGAACTGATGGCGGAACTTCGAATGCACCGGGTTACGGACGTGAAGGAAGTCGCCGCGCCTACCTTGAGCCGAGCGGGATGA
- a CDS encoding lipase family protein, translating into MFNPTSIQKQVFALSWLASQATVGNLIGPWSAKDLEGQINSLNAPYSKWKVVWGPSYTLDDLLPPQVSNGMFVAQQLDGSNNPLPVYVVAVAGTNALSSFDMTTEDLDIEPTDWKLKQVGSTSSPMQVTTGDWEGLMRLLFKMQWPLNDIRTFLGNIPNKQTVTLWFTGHSLGGGLAPMLMLALMDPDSALNTQDTNLSHWQHVNLLATAGPSIGNQAFLDHFKSVFGAGKANATFIWNAKDVVPHAWNAGTMNALTKPTNIYGLNVLANDPVGKMIGARQASASNQQYVQFEQTPAFDGPLALYTDSKNTGVKWTDDSSFMAQLGYQHLNAYVSAFNGDKEWFPQGKPPAGCRWFPLSNSCDDPKSAQQIVNALSGN; encoded by the coding sequence ATGTTCAATCCCACGTCTATTCAGAAGCAGGTTTTTGCTCTCTCATGGCTGGCGAGCCAAGCCACTGTGGGCAACCTGATTGGTCCCTGGAGCGCGAAGGACCTGGAAGGGCAGATCAACAGCCTGAATGCTCCCTACTCGAAGTGGAAGGTGGTCTGGGGCCCGAGCTATACCCTGGATGACCTGCTCCCCCCTCAGGTGAGCAACGGGATGTTCGTCGCGCAGCAACTGGACGGTAGCAACAACCCTCTCCCGGTCTATGTGGTGGCCGTGGCTGGGACCAACGCGCTGTCCTCCTTCGATATGACGACCGAGGACCTCGACATCGAGCCGACGGACTGGAAGCTCAAACAGGTGGGCAGCACTTCCTCGCCGATGCAGGTGACGACGGGGGATTGGGAGGGCCTCATGAGGCTCCTCTTCAAGATGCAGTGGCCTCTCAATGACATCCGGACGTTTCTGGGGAACATCCCGAACAAGCAGACCGTCACGCTCTGGTTCACCGGGCATAGCCTCGGCGGAGGCCTCGCCCCGATGCTGATGCTCGCGCTCATGGATCCAGATTCGGCACTGAATACGCAGGACACGAACCTGAGCCACTGGCAGCACGTGAACCTGCTGGCGACAGCGGGGCCGTCGATCGGCAACCAGGCGTTCCTCGACCACTTCAAGAGCGTGTTCGGTGCCGGCAAAGCCAATGCCACGTTCATCTGGAACGCCAAGGACGTGGTGCCACACGCCTGGAACGCGGGCACGATGAATGCGCTGACGAAACCGACGAACATCTACGGCCTCAACGTCCTGGCCAATGACCCTGTCGGGAAGATGATCGGCGCTCGGCAGGCGAGCGCCTCGAACCAACAATACGTGCAGTTCGAGCAGACCCCCGCGTTCGACGGCCCGCTGGCGCTCTACACCGACAGCAAGAACACCGGCGTGAAATGGACCGACGATTCGTCGTTCATGGCGCAGCTCGGCTACCAGCACCTCAATGCCTACGTCAGCGCGTTCAATGGCGACAAGGAATGGTTCCCGCAGGGCAAACCGCCGGCCGGGTGCAGGTGGTTCCCGCTGAGCAACTCCTGCGACGACCCCAAGTCGGCTCAGCAGATCGTCAATGCGCTGAGCGGGAATTGA
- a CDS encoding FAD-binding protein, producing the protein MSSRTVSRRTLLQGTLVAVAFNPMSRSWASTLEAGAVPLPPLDGELLMDTASRTAASEDFGHILHRTPWAVLVPGSVKDIVAMVRFARRQCLKIAAARGLGESHSTFGQSQVAAGIVIDMSTLSTIHEIGEDSAWVDAGVRWHELLQASLPHGKSPPVLTDYIELSIGGTLSAGGIGGQAFRWGLQVDNVLEMDVVTGRGELVRCSRWRERPLFDAVRSGLGQFGIIVRARVRLVEVPPRARTYIALYNDLHRFMEDQRRLIEDGRFDYVEGSAVASNGGWAYQLEVVKYFTPGSEPNDARLLAGLGFQPGTLQVSDGSYFDFANRLAPLVELLKQLGVWGFPHPWLDMFVPARSAESFVQEVLSQTTEADMGQGPILLYPFRASALTTPFLRTPNDRHVFLFSLLRTAIPPTPENVASLLRKNRAIFDRLTAIGGKIYPVDAVHLSPADWRRHFHPGWERFEHAKRRYDPDRILTPGQGIF; encoded by the coding sequence ATGTCGAGTCGAACCGTCTCCCGGAGGACGTTGCTCCAAGGCACGTTGGTGGCAGTCGCATTCAATCCCATGAGCCGGAGTTGGGCCTCCACGCTGGAGGCTGGCGCGGTCCCCCTGCCGCCACTCGATGGCGAGTTGCTGATGGACACAGCGTCGCGGACCGCGGCCTCGGAGGACTTCGGTCACATCCTCCACCGCACGCCGTGGGCGGTGCTCGTCCCCGGCTCGGTGAAGGACATCGTGGCCATGGTCCGCTTCGCGAGGCGCCAGTGCCTGAAGATCGCCGCCGCTCGGGGCCTCGGTGAGAGCCACAGCACCTTCGGCCAGTCCCAGGTGGCGGCGGGCATCGTCATCGACATGTCCACGCTGTCGACCATCCACGAGATTGGCGAGGACAGCGCCTGGGTGGATGCGGGCGTCCGGTGGCACGAGTTGCTCCAGGCCTCGCTTCCCCACGGCAAGAGCCCGCCGGTGCTGACCGACTACATCGAGCTGAGCATCGGTGGGACGCTGTCTGCGGGGGGCATCGGCGGGCAGGCGTTTCGCTGGGGCCTCCAGGTGGACAACGTCCTGGAGATGGACGTCGTCACGGGTCGGGGTGAGCTCGTGCGGTGCTCGCGCTGGCGTGAGCGGCCCCTGTTCGACGCCGTGCGCTCGGGCCTGGGCCAGTTCGGCATCATCGTGCGAGCGAGGGTGCGGCTCGTCGAAGTGCCGCCTCGCGCTCGGACGTACATCGCGCTGTACAACGACCTCCACCGCTTCATGGAGGACCAGCGGCGGCTCATCGAGGACGGTCGCTTCGACTACGTCGAGGGCTCCGCCGTCGCCTCCAACGGGGGCTGGGCGTATCAGCTCGAGGTGGTGAAGTACTTCACGCCGGGCTCGGAGCCGAACGATGCGCGACTGCTCGCGGGCCTGGGCTTCCAGCCGGGAACGCTCCAGGTGAGCGACGGCAGCTACTTCGACTTCGCCAACCGGCTCGCACCGCTGGTCGAACTGCTCAAGCAACTCGGCGTCTGGGGCTTCCCCCATCCGTGGCTGGACATGTTCGTCCCCGCCCGGTCCGCCGAGTCCTTCGTCCAGGAGGTCCTCTCGCAGACCACCGAGGCCGACATGGGGCAGGGACCCATCCTCCTCTACCCCTTCCGCGCCTCGGCGCTGACCACGCCCTTCCTACGCACCCCCAACGACAGACACGTCTTCCTCTTCTCGCTGCTGCGCACCGCCATTCCACCGACGCCGGAGAACGTCGCATCCCTCCTGCGGAAGAACCGCGCCATCTTCGACCGGCTCACGGCCATCGGCGGGAAGATCTATCCCGTGGATGCCGTGCACTTGAGCCCCGCCGACTGGCGCCGCCACTTCCACCCCGGCTGGGAGCGGTTCGAGCACGCGAAGCGACGCTACGACCCGGACCGCATCCTCACGCCGGGACAAGGCATCTTCTGA
- a CDS encoding kelch repeat-containing protein produces MTTLAKAQRVYDDGRVVDLDASTSRQWTTSDPQVASVEPQPDGTVKVTALKPGSAIITVNAGGASGEATLEVTAAHLLSLQVSPSLASVSVGLTQPFTAQGSYSDGTTVDVTSSATWTTSDTAIATVSSTGLGTGVAAGGPVTITATLGGVSGAAQLTITPLSPVLTSIELTPTTGSVLSGSTQQFTAQGSYSDGTTVDVTSSAAWTTSDAAIATVSSTGLCTGVAAGGPVTITATLGGVSGTAQLSVTRWTSAGAMSTSRYNHTATRLDSGRVLIAGGRDGTTTLSSVESYDPATNSWSPVSALSTGRFAHAAVLLSDNYVFVTGGVGALTSAEMYDPQSNAWYPVSPMSGGRYGHAMTLLSSGQVLVTGGTDGNSAVATAEVFEPLANIWIRSSVMSTARFNHTATLLLSGKVLVSGGTNGSGSLSSAEVYDPATNTWTPAGAMVTRRSLHAATLLPSGKVLISGGQSLAEPASSELYDPDTNSWSAAGSMVEGRSRHTATLLSSGQVFVAGGDGSSYYNTAELYDPATSSWSATSSMAESRGAHTATVLTSGRILVVGGEDGTHPLATAEVYVP; encoded by the coding sequence ATGACGACCCTTGCGAAGGCCCAGCGGGTCTATGACGATGGCCGCGTCGTCGACCTCGACGCCTCCACTTCACGGCAATGGACGACGTCCGATCCTCAAGTGGCCTCCGTCGAACCGCAACCGGATGGCACTGTCAAAGTGACGGCGCTCAAGCCCGGTAGCGCCATCATCACCGTCAACGCGGGCGGAGCCTCGGGCGAGGCAACCCTCGAGGTCACCGCCGCTCACCTCCTCTCGCTACAGGTGTCACCCTCCCTTGCCTCTGTGTCGGTAGGCCTCACGCAGCCATTCACCGCCCAGGGCAGCTACAGCGACGGCACCACGGTCGATGTGACGAGCAGCGCGACGTGGACGACGAGCGACACCGCCATTGCCACCGTGAGCAGCACGGGCCTGGGCACTGGCGTGGCCGCGGGGGGGCCCGTCACCATCACCGCCACCCTGGGTGGCGTGAGCGGCGCGGCTCAACTCACCATCACGCCTCTTTCGCCCGTGCTCACCTCCATCGAGCTCACTCCCACGACGGGCTCGGTGCTCTCGGGCTCGACACAGCAGTTCACCGCCCAGGGCAGCTACAGCGACGGCACCACGGTCGATGTGACGAGCAGCGCGGCATGGACGACGAGCGACGCCGCCATTGCCACCGTGAGCAGCACGGGCCTGTGCACTGGCGTGGCCGCGGGGGGGCCCGTCACCATCACCGCCACCCTGGGTGGCGTGAGCGGTACGGCTCAACTCAGCGTCACCAGGTGGACGTCCGCAGGGGCGATGTCCACGAGCCGCTACAACCACACCGCCACGCGGCTCGACTCGGGCCGGGTGCTCATCGCTGGGGGGCGCGATGGGACGACCACCCTGAGCAGTGTGGAGTCGTACGATCCAGCGACCAACTCCTGGTCTCCCGTCAGTGCCTTGTCCACGGGCCGCTTCGCTCACGCCGCCGTACTGCTCTCCGATAATTACGTGTTCGTCACTGGGGGCGTCGGCGCCCTGACCAGCGCGGAGATGTATGATCCGCAGAGCAACGCCTGGTATCCGGTGAGCCCTATGAGCGGGGGCCGCTACGGTCACGCAATGACGCTGCTTTCCTCGGGCCAGGTTCTCGTCACCGGCGGCACCGATGGCAACAGCGCCGTGGCCACTGCGGAGGTGTTCGAACCGCTCGCCAACATCTGGATTCGGTCCAGCGTCATGAGCACCGCCCGCTTCAACCATACGGCCACATTGCTCCTCTCCGGCAAGGTCCTCGTCTCAGGGGGGACCAATGGCTCCGGGAGCTTGAGCAGCGCCGAAGTGTACGACCCGGCCACCAATACGTGGACTCCAGCCGGCGCCATGGTGACGCGACGTAGCCTTCACGCGGCCACGCTGCTCCCCTCCGGCAAGGTGCTCATCTCAGGGGGGCAATCGCTCGCCGAACCGGCTTCTTCTGAGCTGTATGATCCAGACACCAACAGCTGGTCCGCGGCTGGCTCCATGGTCGAAGGCCGCTCCCGCCACACCGCCACGCTGCTCTCTTCGGGCCAGGTGTTCGTCGCGGGGGGCGACGGCAGCAGCTATTACAACACCGCGGAGTTGTACGACCCGGCCACCTCTTCCTGGTCCGCAACCAGCTCCATGGCGGAGTCCCGCGGAGCTCACACCGCGACGGTGCTGACCTCAGGCAGGATTCTCGTCGTGGGTGGCGAAGATGGAACCCACCCACTTGCCACGGCGGAGGTGTACGTACCCTGA